A section of the Agrococcus sp. SGAir0287 genome encodes:
- a CDS encoding FAD-binding dehydrogenase: MPTTHSDVLVIGAGLAGLVAAREAVRAGRTVTIVDQEPAASFGGQAWWSFGGVFLVDSPEQRRLGIRDSLELARDDWFRTAGFDDAGDEWGRQWADAFVEFAAGEARGWLHDLGVRFFPVVGHAERGDGTRGNSVPRFHIVWGSGPGVVAPFTRAARDGVAAGLVTIRMRHRVDALVVEDGRVTGARGAVLASDVAVRGESSNRDVVGDFVLTADHVVVATGGTGGALEAVARDWPERLGAMPTAPLVGVPAHVDGRGLDVAEAAGAHVVHRDRMWHYTEGLQNWDPVWPHHGIRILPGPSSLWVDSVGDRLPAPLYPGFDTLGTLEHLRRGGHEHSWFVLTSTILRKEIALSGSEQNPDFTDRSLRLVLDRIRHGSVGVQGFLHHGEDVVVAPTLDALLDGMRALEPGLDATRVRRAVEQRDRGIDAPGTDPQIAAINAARELVGERLVRTAPPHRITDAAHAPLVAFRLRTLTRKSLGGILTDLDARVLGTRPDGTTGPIPGLYAVGEAAGFGGGGVHGYRSLEGTFLGGCLHSGLRAGRAIVR, from the coding sequence GTGCCCACCACGCACAGCGACGTGCTCGTCATCGGGGCCGGCCTCGCCGGCCTCGTCGCCGCACGGGAGGCGGTGCGCGCCGGGCGCACCGTGACGATCGTCGACCAGGAGCCCGCAGCCTCGTTCGGCGGACAGGCGTGGTGGTCGTTCGGCGGCGTCTTCCTCGTCGACTCGCCCGAGCAGCGCCGTCTCGGCATCCGCGACTCGCTCGAGCTCGCTCGCGACGACTGGTTCCGCACGGCGGGCTTCGACGACGCGGGCGACGAGTGGGGCAGGCAGTGGGCGGACGCGTTCGTCGAGTTCGCGGCGGGCGAGGCGCGCGGATGGCTGCACGACCTGGGCGTTCGGTTCTTCCCCGTCGTCGGCCACGCGGAGCGCGGCGACGGCACGCGTGGCAACTCGGTGCCGCGCTTCCACATCGTGTGGGGCTCCGGCCCCGGCGTCGTCGCCCCGTTCACGCGCGCCGCGCGCGACGGCGTCGCAGCGGGGCTCGTGACGATCCGCATGCGCCACCGCGTGGACGCGCTCGTCGTCGAGGACGGGCGCGTGACGGGCGCGCGCGGCGCGGTGCTCGCGTCCGACGTGGCCGTACGCGGCGAGTCGTCGAATCGCGACGTCGTCGGCGACTTCGTGCTCACGGCCGACCACGTCGTCGTCGCCACCGGCGGCACGGGCGGTGCGCTCGAGGCCGTCGCGCGCGACTGGCCCGAGCGGCTCGGCGCCATGCCGACCGCCCCGCTCGTCGGCGTGCCCGCGCACGTCGACGGTCGCGGCCTCGACGTCGCCGAGGCCGCGGGCGCGCACGTCGTGCACCGCGATCGCATGTGGCACTACACCGAGGGCCTGCAGAACTGGGATCCCGTGTGGCCGCACCACGGCATCCGCATCCTCCCCGGCCCCTCGAGCCTGTGGGTCGACAGCGTCGGCGACCGGCTGCCAGCGCCCCTCTACCCCGGCTTCGACACGCTCGGGACGCTCGAGCACCTGCGTCGCGGCGGCCACGAGCACTCGTGGTTCGTGCTCACCTCGACGATCCTGCGGAAGGAGATCGCGCTGTCGGGCTCAGAGCAGAACCCCGACTTCACCGACCGCAGCCTCCGGCTCGTGCTCGACCGCATCCGGCACGGCTCGGTCGGCGTGCAGGGGTTCCTGCACCACGGCGAGGACGTCGTCGTCGCCCCGACGCTCGACGCGCTGCTCGATGGCATGCGCGCGCTCGAGCCGGGCCTGGATGCGACACGCGTGCGCCGCGCGGTCGAGCAGCGCGACCGCGGCATCGACGCACCGGGCACCGATCCGCAGATCGCCGCGATTAACGCGGCACGCGAGCTCGTCGGCGAGCGCCTCGTGCGCACCGCTCCCCCGCACCGCATCACGGATGCCGCGCACGCGCCGCTCGTTGCGTTCCGCCTGCGCACCCTCACGCGGAAGTCGCTCGGCGGCATCCTCACCGACCTCGACGCGCGCGTGCTCGGCACGCGTCCGGACGGCACGACCGGCCCGATCCCGGGCCTCTACGCCGTCGGCGAGGCGGCCGGCTTCGGCGGCGGCGGCGTGCACGGCTACCGCTCGCTCGAGGGCACGTTCCTCGGGGGCTGCCTGCACTCGGGGCTGCGCGCGGGCCGCGCGATCGTGCGCTGA
- a CDS encoding globin, with amino-acid sequence MTFYEQVGGRAFFERLVDAFYAGVWTDDVLRPMYPQDDYAGAKERLTGFLEQYWGGPGTYSEQRGHPRLRMRHAPFPIDPEARDRWLHHMRAAVDVADPPPLLREELLDYLDRAAHAMVNRNPAFRTDPPTTL; translated from the coding sequence GTGACGTTCTACGAGCAGGTCGGCGGCCGAGCGTTCTTCGAGCGCCTCGTCGACGCGTTCTATGCCGGCGTCTGGACGGACGACGTGCTGCGACCCATGTATCCGCAGGACGACTACGCCGGCGCGAAGGAACGGCTCACGGGCTTCCTCGAGCAGTACTGGGGCGGCCCCGGCACCTACTCCGAGCAGCGCGGGCATCCGCGGCTGCGCATGCGGCACGCGCCGTTCCCGATCGACCCGGAGGCGCGCGATCGGTGGCTGCACCACATGCGCGCCGCCGTCGACGTCGCCGATCCACCGCCGCTGCTGCGCGAGGAGCTGCTCGACTACCTCGACCGCGCCGCGCACGCGATGGTGAATCGCAATCCCGCGTTCCGCACCGACCCGCCGACGACCCTCTAG
- a CDS encoding mechanosensitive ion channel family protein: MPDTSGTLLGALNAALPFWGPIIAIAAVLLLAPIVWWIVRTIIDRVVQNIVSGAKRKASVADTEALQRSPLYHVRIVQRTKAMGGVLRTVAAWLIVIVTLITVLSLVGISGSALITAAGLFAAALGIGAQNVVKDVLTGLLMVLEDQLGIGDIVDLGMATGVVEQVGIRVTQVRDVNGTLWYVRNGEVNRVGNMSQGWARVVVDLGIPYEADVDGAQERILATARALAAEPKWATRVIGEPELWGIESVSDDVIVVRVTMKVRTQSRDDVARELRARLARDLRAAGIPLPSLAQVVLEGMEGAASVSGARPPRTAEVPRQD, from the coding sequence ATGCCGGACACCAGCGGGACGCTCCTCGGAGCCCTCAACGCGGCGTTGCCGTTCTGGGGGCCGATCATCGCGATCGCAGCCGTGCTGCTGCTCGCGCCGATCGTGTGGTGGATCGTGCGCACGATCATCGACCGCGTCGTGCAGAACATCGTCTCGGGTGCCAAGCGCAAGGCGTCGGTCGCCGACACCGAGGCTCTGCAGCGCTCGCCGCTCTACCACGTGCGCATCGTGCAGCGCACGAAGGCGATGGGCGGCGTGCTGCGCACCGTCGCGGCCTGGCTCATCGTCATCGTGACGCTCATCACCGTGCTCTCGCTCGTGGGCATCTCCGGATCCGCGCTCATCACCGCGGCGGGCCTCTTCGCCGCCGCGCTCGGCATCGGTGCGCAGAACGTGGTGAAGGACGTGCTGACGGGGCTGCTCATGGTGCTCGAGGACCAGCTGGGCATCGGCGACATCGTCGACCTCGGCATGGCGACGGGCGTCGTCGAGCAGGTGGGCATCCGCGTGACGCAGGTGCGCGACGTCAACGGCACGCTCTGGTACGTGCGCAACGGCGAGGTGAACCGCGTCGGCAACATGTCGCAGGGCTGGGCGCGCGTCGTCGTCGACCTCGGGATCCCGTACGAGGCGGACGTCGACGGCGCGCAGGAGCGCATCCTCGCGACGGCGCGCGCGCTCGCCGCGGAGCCGAAGTGGGCGACGCGCGTCATCGGCGAGCCCGAGCTGTGGGGCATCGAGTCGGTGTCGGACGACGTCATCGTCGTGCGCGTCACGATGAAGGTGCGCACGCAGTCGCGCGACGACGTCGCCCGCGAGCTGCGCGCGAGGCTCGCGCGCGACCTGCGCGCCGCCGGCATCCCCCTCCCCTCCCTCGCGCAGGTCGTGCTCGAGGGCATGGAGGGTGCCGCGAGCGTCTCGGGCGCACGCCCGCCGCGCACGGCCGAGGTGCCGAGGCAGGACTGA